The Zea mays cultivar B73 chromosome 7, Zm-B73-REFERENCE-NAM-5.0, whole genome shotgun sequence DNA segment CGCCCCCACCACTCCATCAGGCCACCACCACCAGCCGGCAGGCACCAGGCACCACCGCTACATCGGCTACATCGGCTACATCAGATTCAACTCCCACGACACCGGCTCCCAAAGACGGCTACATCGGTTTCTTCGTGCAGTGTAAGTGCTCCATATCAATGTCACTTAGCCAGATCTGTATTCTTGACTATTGTTTGCTGCCCACACTAGACACGTTGCTTTTTTTGTTTGCTGCCCACACTAGGCACATTATTATTTGGTGCTAAaattattatttgaggttgttggAATGTTAAATTATTATAAATTTCTGTTACTATTGGATTGTGTGAGAGGGTCGATCGATCAGCTAGTAGAAGGGCATGTTAATGGTACATAAGTGCTGCCCTCATTGCTTTGCTAGCTCTTGCAGAACGCATCATATACTACGGTCGTGTTAGCCTGAGTTAGTGAAGGTTGTGCAGGCACACCTAGGTATGGATAAATCCTACATAAAGAGTATGGATAAATCATGGATCACAAGTGAGGCTAGGTACAAAGCAACTTTTCATAGCAACTCTTATGTTTTTCTATAGTTATATTGATATGTAACATAGGAACTGTATGTAGGGAGACAAAGGTTTATAAACAAGGGGTGAATGGTTTTCTAGCTTTTGCATTTAGACATTCAGCAATAGGAAACAAGATACTATGCCCTTGCAAGAAGTGTGTTAACTCGTTTTGGAGAGAGGCCGGTGAAGTGTGAGAACACTTGATATGTGATGGTTTTCTAAAAGGGTACACAACATGGACCTTACATGGagaagcttcgtcctcttttgtgAATCATGGTAACAATGATGATGAGTTTAGCGAGCATCCTACAGAAGATGATGCAATATCTGAGTTGTTAAAGGATTTAGCTTGTGGTTTAGATGATGGAGGGGATATGGAGGATGATGGGTCTTTTGAGGAACCTAATGAAGACACAATAGCCATTCGTAAGCTAGTAGAAGACAATAGTCAAGAATTATATCCGGGTTGTCAAAACTACTCAAAGCTACGTTTCCTAGTTCGTTTGCTTCACATCAAACTTCTTGGAGGATGGACAAATAGAAGTTTTGATTTGTTGGTAGATTTACTTGTTGATGCACTTCCAAAGGGTTCAGCACTTCATAGAAACTTTCatgaagcaaagaaagtggtcaaaTCTGTAGGAGTCGGGTACACTACAATTCATGCATGTGAAAATGATTGCATTCTATTTTGGAAGGAGCATAAAAAACTTGATTCATGCTCGGTATGCATTCTCTATTGTTTGTGGACTGAAAGAGCCAAAAGGATATGTTCGTGTTTTGGGTTTAGGCCCTACTCCTCAAGATATTGGCACTCCAGAGTTGAAGTCTTATACTGCAACAAGACTACAAATGGAGATTCTTGCTCGTACAAAGGTTCAAAGTGAGAAGGCTGCTTTAGAAGAGCGTGTACTTGAGCTACAGACTCAAATTGAGCAAAGGGCTCAACCAGACCGGGCAAGTGAAGAGCCCATGTCACATCGCGGCTCTACTTCATTTCAACATAAGGTATTCAATATTTTCATTCATGTTGCTTTATCCTAATTTTCTAGATTCCTTGTACTATGCTATGAAATTGTGTTTCTTAAGGTGATGAGGAACAAGTTTGCTGCTGAGGATGAGGAAGACAATGAAGAATATTGTGCTTCTAAAGATGAGGAATTAGATGATGAGGATGATCAAATATTTCATCAGATGCAAGGTGCAAACTCACCAAGATCTACAAGGCACTTTGCTGAAGCTTCACACTCTAAACATGATGATCTTGTAATGCTCTCATTCATTTCATACATTTTCTAACCTTTATTTTCATAAACCCTCAAAAACATTGAAGTAAATTATTCTTAATCATTTGCACCAGGTTGGAAAAGATGTCATATTATATGCTATGTTGAGATCTGATTTGCCTGTGGCTAAAGGGACAATTGTTTGTACTAAACCAAGCACCACAGTTGGAGGCCAGATCCTTGGAAGGCAATATTGTGAAGTTATTGTAACTTGTGTGATAAAACGAGATACAGTTTTGCCTCGCCCTTGTGCAAATGTGGAAACTATGGCTGATGCTTACATGATGTCAGTTGCATGGCCGTACAAGAAAGTAATATTCTATATCTTATCTTGTTTATATTTAGATTTATATGAGCCATCAACTTAATGATGATTAATCTTGATTGCACCAGCTGAAGTTGGTGCATAAGGCTGCAACACCATCTAGTGGAGGTAGATAAGGCATCAAAACTGTATTTTTATTTGCAAATGTAGCAACAATATACTAATTTGATGTACTTTTTTCTAGGGTGTTCTGGATAAAGAAAGCTTGTACCTTAAAACAGGAGGATACAAGAAGCTGGAgtggttgtctgaaggcttttgaactgcttgaagcattagtgtagctttggtgcttttgtgactgatcagctctggagcagctagagtgatgtagttgtgggcttttgaccaatagctggagtgatatgaaacattagtgatgtagttgtgggcttttgaacttcttcaagctggagtgatgtcgctgtggtgcttttgtgactgatcatctctggagcttttgtgaatgatctagctatTTGTAAATGATCtaattgtgaatgatattataattgtgatgcttttgtgatcATATAATTGTGGttcttttgtgtttatgtgatggatctatgactgtgatACTGATTaaatgtgtatgtctttatgatttgtgtataaaaatctgtgatttgtggtgcttaattaaatgtatattattattaacaaCAACTGTAACAAGGGCGACttgctgttggttgctaaatatatagtatgacgacttacggttggttgctaaatctgtagtacagcaacccacggttggtcgctaaatatacaatattagcaacggacggtcgatcgctaaaaagatgtcggtcgctaaagcctttagcgacggcacctaCAGCGacgatccttatgggtcgctaaaggtttttagcgaccaaccgtaggtcgctaaaAGCcgctttagcaaccaaccgtaggtcgccgtaagtgaaccgtcgtgtagtggcaaggccaccaccggcttccagcgaggtcggccagaacctggctgcagcagcaatacttctccgcacgatgccagagccatcaaccaccgaagggcggcgtatctagggagagctcaagaatctcctggaagacgccgcggtccgacgggccgaaagctctgcctcctgaaggcaggggtacccctcggagcatcgcgccgcgacttcccgattcatgcgggaagcctcggtccacaccgggcgcacacacaacacagcgcctgcggccccgggacgcctcggcaacgagcaccatcaccgcaaccgtcgagcccacctcgacgagaaggtgcgccgaggctaccaccccaggcgtgggggacgctacgacagcggggaggatcagagtccctcgcccgaaccacccggtccgcaggctttcagccgggccatacgacgggcgccgttcccgacccggttccgaaccccaactactatcacgaagtactcgggggagacgaggccggaactgtggctcgtggactaccggctggcatgccaactaggtggaacggacgatgacaacctcatcatccgcaacctccccctgttcctctccgacaccgctcgagcctggttggagcacctgcctccggggcagatctccaactgggacgacctggtccaagccttcgccggcaatttccagggcacgtacgtgcgccctgggaactcctgggatctccgaagctgccaccagcagccgggagagtctctccgggactacatccggcgattctcgaagcagcgcaccgagctgcccaacgtcaccgactcggatgtcatcggcgcgttcctcgccggcaccacctgccgcgacctggtgagcaagctgggtcgcaagacccccaccagggcgagcgagctgatggacatcgccaccaagttcgcctctggccaggaggcggttgaggccatcttccggaaggacaagcagccccagggccaccagctagaagatgttcccgaggcgtccactcagcgcggcaccaaaaagaagggcaagaagaaatcgcaagcgaaacgcgacgccgccgacgcggaccttgtcgccgccgctgagtacaagaaccctcggaaacctcccggaggcgccaatctcttcgacaagatgctcaaggagctatgcccctatcatcaggggcccgtcaagcacacccttgaagagtgcgccatgcttcggcgccactttcacaaggccgagccacctgcggaaggtggcagggcccacaacaacgacaagagggaggatcacaaggcagaggagttccccgaggtccacgactgcttcatgatctatggtgggcaagtggtgaacgcctcggctcggcaccgcaagcaagagcgtcgggaggtctgctcggtaaaggtggcgacaccagtctacctagactggtccgacgagcccatcaccttcgaccagggcgaccaccccgaccgcgtgccgagcccggggaaatacccgctcgttgtcgaccccgtcatcggcaacgtcaggctcaccaaggtcctcatggacggaggcagcagcctcaacatcatctactctgagaccctcgagctcctgcggatcgatctgtcctcggtccgggcgggcgcggcgccttttcacgggatcatccccgggaaacgcgtccagcccctcggacaactcgatctgcccgtctgctttgggactccctccaacttccgaagggaaactctcacgttcgaggtggtcgggttccgaggaacctaccacgcagtgttggggaggccatgctacgccaagttcatggccgtccccaactacacctacctcaagctcaagatgtcgagccccaatggggtcatcaccgtcagccccacgtaccgacacgcgtacgaatgcgacgtggagtgcgtggagtatgccgaggccctcgccgaatccgaggccctcatcgccgacctggagagcctctccaaggaggcgccagacgtgaagcgccatgccagcaactttgagccagcggagacggttaagtctgtccctctcgaccccagcaacgacgcatccaagcagatccggatcggctccgagctcgaccccaaataggaagcagtgctcgtcgactttctctgcgcaaacgtcgacattttcgcgtggagtccctcggacatgcccggcataccgagggatgtcgccgagcactcgctggatatccgagctggagcccgacccgtgaagcagcctctgcgccgattcgacaaagaaaagcgcagagccataggcgaagagatccacaagctgatggcagcggggttcatcaaagaggtattccatcccga contains these protein-coding regions:
- the LOC109940841 gene encoding uncharacterized protein — translated: MEILARTKVQSEKAALEERVLELQTQIEQRAQPDRASEEPMSHRGSTSFQHKVMRNKFAAEDEEDNEEYCASKDEELDDEDDQIFHQMQGANSPRSTRHFAEASHSKHDDLVGKDVILYAMLRSDLPVAKGTIVCTKPSTTVGGQILGRQYCEVIVTCVIKRDTVLPRPCANVETMADAYMMSVAWPYKKLKLVHKAATPSSGGR